The following DNA comes from Gadus macrocephalus chromosome 5, ASM3116895v1.
gagGACCGGGATAAGGTCCTTGCGGGACACCCACCACCAGGTCGAAGGCCTTGACGGTGCGGTCCCCGGAGCACGTGTACAGCAGGCCCTTGTGGATCTGCAGCCCGTTGACCGCCTCCTGGTGGCCCTCGAACACCCCCTCTGTAGGGGCCTCCTCCTCGCCGGGGTCCGACGACAcgtctgggacacacacacatacacacgcacacatacacagagacacgcacacaaacacacgcacacacacattcctcatTGTTAACGGCCAGCACCCCCTCACCGACTTAAAATGTTTTGCTGtatgttatgtatgtatgtatgtatgtatgtatgtatgtatgtatgtatgtatgtatgtatgtatgtatgtatgtatgtatgtatgtaatgtatgtatgtgtgtatgtatgcatgtaatgtatgtcaattatggcacccactGAACTCCTGATCATCCCTCTGCATTCCTTCTCAAGACTAAttccttgctaattaagggagttttGTCTTGCCCTCTTGGGGGCAAGGGTCAGGGGGGCGTCATAAACACCCGACCtgctaagccctttgagactgtacctgtgataaagggctatacaaataaagttgatTTGAATCGGAGTGCAGTGTGAGGTGTGAGGTTGGAGCAGGTGGATCTTGGCCTCTCACCTGAGGACATCTTGGTCTTGATGGCcttggtggggggagggggcatcTGGCCAGCactgggggtagggggggggggggggggggggaaccagtacagagagaatgagaagcGGTCCTAAAGTCATTACTTTCCACTTTACGGCCAAAAAGCCCCTTTTCCCATCTAAAACGTCACTTTGAAAGATTAAAAGTATAAAACATCAAGCAATCAGGACCCGGACGGGCTAAGCAAATGCAAAAAAAGATGAGAAGAAGCTGCTTCTACTAGAGTGGACCACAGCGACACAACAAGGGGGCGCCGGTGCCCGACTCTCACCTGGGGTACGGCCGGACCGCGGGGGACGACGTGTCCATGTCGCTGGTCGAGCTGACCTCGTTGCAGGCCAGGTTGAAGAACTCCGCCCTGGACGAGTCCGGAGCCGGGCCTAAACCCAGCCCCAGTCCCAGACCCAGACCTGGACCCGGGACCTGGGGCTGCTGGCAGGCCATGGTCACCTCCATGCACTCCTCCAGCTCCGACGACACGAGGCTCACCACGTCGGCGCACGACTCCCCCATCTCCAGGGCCGAATCaaactcctcctccctggtgggggtcaccctctccctctcctcctcctcctccaggggctCCCCGTCCTCCGGGGCGGTGGGGGGCGTGGAGGTGCTGACCGTGGACCCGGCGCTGGATCTCCGCCGCGGGGGAAGCCTCCTGGgcttggcggcggcggcgtcctcgTCCGCCTCCGTGTCGCTGGTGGCGCCcgccggctccgccccctgcgTCTTGTTCAGGACACGCCTCTTCCTCAGCTTCCTGACGCGCTTCGCCCACATCTCCGTGGACAGCGGCACCTGCAGGgcgggtggggggaggggtagagggtgggggtgggggagggggaggtgtagCGCGGGGGTCGGGCCGCTCTCCTCGGACTTGACGGAGGCGTTGCCGTGGTTCCCGGGGTCCGAGGTCCGTCGGGGGGCCGTGAGGGGGGCCAGGGGGAGCTTGCTGTCCAGCGGGGAGCTCTCCCGGTCGACCTGGACGGCGCGGTCCAGCATGGGGCCCCCGGCGGCGGGGAGGTCGTCCTGGCAGTGGGCGGGGGAGCCGTGGCCCCTAGGGGGCGGGGTGTGGGTCTGGTCGGCCACGGGGCCCTGGTCAGGAGACCACTGGAGCTTCACTGGGtctggaggagatgagagaggatgGTGATAAGCGGGAGGTTGGCTAATGTTAGCTTATGCTAGCTAATGTTAGCTAGCTACTGGGCGGGTTAGATTCAGCCAACGACTGGGCTAATGTGAGTTAACCACTTAGCTTATGTCAGCTAACCACTTCGCTAATGTTGGCAAACCACTGAGCTCATGTTAGCTAACCActgagctaacgttagctaACCATTGAACGGATGTTAGTTAACCACTTAGCTAATGTGAGCTAACCActgagctaacgttagctaAGCATTAGGCTAACATTAGCCAACCGCTGGGCTCATCGCAGTTTAGCACTGGGCTACCATTAGCTAGCCATTGGGGCTAAAGTTACCTGGGAGGGGGTTGGTTAGCGTAGCCGGTGTCTCTGGCGTGCAGCTTCGGACGAGGGTGACCTGGATCTCTTTGGACTCCCAGTCCGGGGACAAGGGCTCCTGCTTCACCACGGCGGGGGCTGGGGGCGTGCTGGGGCGGGCcgggggcgaggaggaggcgggcggCGGGGTCGGCTGGCTGGGCGGGAAGAGGTGGACACTGGGGATGCTAACGTCGGTAGCCACGTCGGTAGCCACGGTGGTAgcggtggagggtgggggcgcCATGGAGGGGTCAAACTCCCCATGCTCCTGCTTCACCTGGGGCAGGGACGCTGGGTCTTCGAAGCCTCCTGTGGAGAGTGGATGGGGTCAGGGGACTAGGGACCAATCACCGTGGAAACATAAATGACTTATGCTATGACTTATCGGGATAAGTGACGGTACGACGTGGCTGTTTGAAACGAGTGGGGCGCGACCAACCCGGGGTTGATACTGAATGTGCCATCAGAGTTGAAGTGACGTCGTACCTTTCATGCCCTTCAGGAGCTCGATGCGTTGGTTCCTCAGGTTACCCATCTCTGTCGCCACCTGAGAGAACACCACTGTTAGATTTACTTCTCTTATTTTACCTAATTTGATCATTTTGTTCTTATTGCATCATGGGTCGGAGATAAACGCAATTtcgattcctctgtatgtctggCACATATTTGGAAATTGACAGTAATGttgactttcactttcactttagaCAGAGCTGCGGGTTAGCTTCAACCAGCTAGCCTGGGACTCGAAATACAAATCCATAGAGGAGCACGAATGTTCACAAAATAAATTTGTATGAACCTACTCTGCGGAGGAATCTGTTCCTCCTCCAGAGAGACAACAACAAGGAACAACAAATATGTTCACAGTGAAACAGAGCGAAAAGATGTGAAACTAAGAAAGAAATGAAAGATGGTTGACATCTGTGGTAGAGGGCGGGATGACACGCCATACCCATTGATTGACTAATTCCTAGTCTGGCTGTCTGTCGGAGACTTGGTgactgtcttgtctgtctgtgcctTGTCCATCTGGGATAGTCTGTCTTTCTTTAGGTATgaatgcctgtctgtctgtctccccagttcctgtctgtaggtctgtctgcctgtctttctttaCGTATgaatgcctgtctgtctgcctccccaGGTCCTGTCTGTagatctgtctgcctgtctgtctttctttacaTATgaatgcctgtctgtctgtctgtctcccaagGTCCTGCCTTTAAGTCTGACTGCCTGTCTTTCTTTAGGTATGAATGcctgcctatctgtctgtctgtctgtctgtctcccaagGTCCTGTCTGTAGATCTGACTGCCTGCGATTCTTTAGGTATgaatgcctgtctgtctgtctccccaggTGCTGTCTATAGGTCTGACTGCGGGCCTACCTGCTGCTTCTGCACCATGATGCGCTGCACATCCATGTAGGCGGCCTGCAGGGTGGCGCGGGCCTGGAGGAGGCCGTTGTCCAGGGCCTGCAGCGACAGGctgagctcctcctccttctgggaCACGGCCAGCAGCTGGTCCACCAGGAAGCGCtctggacggacacacacacacacacacacacacacacacacagttggtgAGAAATCTGATGTAGTAGCAGCTTCCCACCACAGGTGGTGCTGTTGGACTGGagtatttttaaaatatattgttATTAGACATCTCATTATTTCATTCATATTATGAAGTACATCAACTGCTCCTGCTTTGTATATGATAAATGGTGAAAGCTATACCAACCCTTCTTGGATTTGATCTTCATCCTTTTGTTCTTCTTCAAACTGTGGATCTCTTGGCTTGGAATATCCTACAAAATAAGGACAGAAAAATAATTGGTTTTGTTTGAAAACCACATCAACGATAGATAATAAAGTGTATTTCACTAATAAGGCGCAAATGGCAATGTTGTGCAATTatggtggagtggaggtggaggtagtgaaggacctccacctccacccccacctccacctccacctcctgtgtGTGGTCTCGGGTGGTGTCCCCAGCTGCAGACTCACCCCGGccgctctcctcttcttccccatGGCCTGGGCGTCCAGAAGCTCCGCCCCCAGGCCGCCGACCTCCACCTCCGACTCCGCCCTCTGGAGGACCCTCCCCCGGCCCTTCTTGACCCCCTCCGAGGGCCTCCGGGCCCCCGCTTCAGGGGCCCTCCCCGCAGCCGGCCCCCCGTCGGCCCCGCTcgccggctccgccccctggcTGGGGAACACCTTGTGCTccgcctcttcctgctcctccggggcgggggggcgggtctgagggggcgggcccccctgctgctcctcctcctcctcatcctcctcctccccccccccatccggcCGGTCCCCGGGGACGTGGCAGGAGAACAGGtcgagggagggggcggggcgtcCGGGGGCCAGGCTGCTCTCCGATAGGCTGCGCTTGCGCGGGGCCACAGCGTGGGCGGAGTCCAGCAGGGAGTCCCACTGGAAGCCCTCCAGCAGGGCCATGTCGGGGTCCTCCTCGTGGGGGGGCTCCTCACGGTCGTAGGACACCATCTCGATGCCGAACCTGCgtggtggaaggggggggggggtcaatatTGATTCACGGTTAttgaaacgattatttttttagtttgaaaacatgttttattattcagcatgtctctcagATTTCTTTTTTGCAATTGAGGACTGGTTAAAGAattgtcaaaaagaaaatgttccaatcgaaaatgatatacagatatgtattcAGCTGTCCTGCCCTTtccataaaatattaaaaaaataataataatcgattatgttaatttcgtgatcgtttgacgctaaaatcgaaatcgcgatcaaaattcagTGAATCAACCAGCCCTAGTTTGTGTCCAGCCTTGGGCCGCGGGTCGGGACTACTGCTTACACAAGAGACTCAAGGCTCACTTGAGAAGAGGTCACCTGAACTCGGTATAGCCTTCCCCTTCTGACCCCCCACAGCCCCACAgtctcctccctcactctcctcaAATCACCATCTACGCACTTCTTGTGTGTTGtacttcctggcacttaaaTAGCACTTACGAAACAAAACCTCTACTAATAAAcatgtactactactactacatcaTCACGAGCACCCACAACCACCTCTACACCCAGGAAACATAGACCACTACCAATACTATTAAACCCAGTAAACATATACTACAACTCCCACTACACCAAGAACACGTGtacaactaccaccaccaccacctactaCTTCAGCCCATAAACATGTTTTGCTACCACTACATCTACTACTGGTAAATGTTGTTCAACCCAGTTAACATCTTCCCATCCCAAAAGAGGCAGAACCAAAAAAGTGTCtgcttgtgattggctgaaatgtATCCCTGGGTCGACTCACACCTGACATTTCATCCAATCAGCAACATACCACATAGCGTAATAacaacgaggggggggggggggggggtcactgatCGACCGCGCAGCGTCTCACCTGGGCCAGCCCTTGCCCTGGCCCTGCTTCTTCCGCACCTCCTGGTACACCTGCTCCCAGTTGACGTTGCGGCGGGACCCCGAGGAGCTGATGAGCTGGCGGACGGTGGGCTTCAGCCCCGACTCCTTCTCCGCGTCGCCCCTCCGCGACTCGCTCACGTTGCGCACGCGCCGGGCGATGTTCAGGTTGGGCTTGTGCAGGCTGGGCTCGTGGCTCCCCGGCTTCCCCTTGGCGCCAGCGTGCTTGGTGAGGAGCGGGCCGGTCAGCCCCAGGCGGGTCAggccgggggcggcggcggcggcggcggccggaggaggggggggggggctgccgccGTTCGGCGCCGCCTCGCTCTCCTCGGAGCCGGTGCCCTGGTGACTCCTCGacacttcctccacctccacctccacctcctcctcctgctgctgctccacctccatctccacggCTGCCTCCGTGCAGCTCCCAtcctccccgccccccgcctgctcctgctcctcccgggGGCCGGGGACGCCGGCGGTCGAGCTCtccggggtggaggaggtgctgacGTGCACCGACTGGAGGTACTCTCCGCGGTCCGGGTAGGACGGCGCTGCCGCCGCCTTCACGGCCCCCCCACTAGGGGAGGGTCTCACCAGCCCCACAGCGCGGCTCCGACTGCAGCTGTTCTCCTTGTCGGCCCCCTCCGGGCTCTCCGGGGAGACccgctgcacctcctcctccgccgccgccgccgccgccaccgacggcggcggggggggagggggggccgtctccttcctcctctcgcCGGGGACCCCCCCCGCCGAGCCCCTCCTCCCCGGCGCCGCCTCTTTGGATTTGTTGGGGAGCTCTGGGATCTGCTGCTCCTGTCTGGACTGCAGGGGCCCCCCCACGGCGGGGCCCCTGGAGGAGCCCGTCTTGGGCTCCGGCTCGGCGGGCTTCTTGTCCCGCGTGGGGGTCCGGACGGGCCTCGGCTTGTCGGGAGGGGTCAGGGAGGACTTCCTGTCTCTGTGGTCGGGCTTCCTGGCGTCGGTCGGCGGTTTGAGCTTTCCAGTGGAGCAGGTGCTCTGGGCAAGGCCTGAAGCCGgctctccctgcctgtctgccgGAGTGTCTCTCTTCGTGTCTCTCTGCGTGGCTCGCTGCGTGTCCCTCTGCGTGGCTTGCGGTGTGGTTTGAGGCGTGTTTCGCTGCGTGTCTCGCTGCGTGTCTCGCTGCGTGTCTCTCTGCGTATTTCGCTGCGTGTCTCTCTGCGTGGCTTGCGGTGTGGTTTGAGGCGTGTTTCGCTGCGTGGCTCGCTGCGTGTCTCGCTGCGTGTCTCTCTGCGTGGCTTGCGGTGTGGTTTGAGGTGCGTCTCGCTGCGTGTCTCGCTGCGTGTCTCGCTGCGTGTCTCGCTGCGTGTCTCGCTGCGTGTCTCGCTGCGCGTCTCGCTGCGTGTCTCGCTGCGTGTCTCGCTGTGTGACTTCTGGTGTCGCTCGCTGTGTGTCCATCGGCGTGTCTCGCTTTGTTTCCCGCTGTTTGTCTCCCCGCGTGTCGGCCTGCGTGTCTTTGGTCGTGTCTCCCTTCGCGTCCCGCGGTGTGTCTCCCTTCACGTcggcgctgctgctgccgctgctcctGCCGCTGCCGTGGTCGTCCAGATGGGTGGCGTtgcagctgctgctcctgctcccgCTGCTGCTCCGGTTGCGGTTCCGGTTCTTCTTGCTCGTGGTCGGCTTCTTCTTCCTGCCGGGGGCGTCGGCGTCCGACTGCCGGGGCCTGGCGTCGCGCTCCACCGGGGCCGGCTTGGCGAATACGCCGCCGCTGCCGGCCGTCTTGTGCTGGCACGGGCCGCCGCCAACGCCAACGCCaacgccaccgccgccggccGTCTCGTGCTGGCACGGGACAGCCGCGTCCGGGTACCCCCTGGGCGGGTGCGCATCCTTCTCAAAGGCCTTGGTGGGGGGGTACGGTGACCAGCGGCAGGCCTTGTCCGGCTTGGGGTTCGTCCCGTGGGACTTGGGGCTCGTGACGTCGTTGCTGCGGTGGCAGACCTGTTGGGGGGGGAACAGCCCCGGCGGGGAGTGCTTGGGGAGGCCGCCCAGGGGGGGGCCAAGGTTGACGGGCCGGCCCTGCTGGGGGCCCAGGTTGACGGGCCGGCCCTGCGGGGGGCCCAGGTTGACGGGCCGACCCTGCGGGGGGAACTGGGGGATGTTGTTCCGGCCGTACAGCCCGTGGCTGCTGCCTCGGTTGCTCAGCCAGGGGTGCCGGCCCCTCGGGGACCCGGGGGCGTACCCCATCAGCGGGGGGGCCCCGTACCCCTGGGAGCTGCCCAGGCTGCCGCCGGACCACTCCCCCGGCGCGCAGCCGTGGAAGCCGGGGGCCGCGTTCTGGGCGTGCCAGGTGGCGCTCTTCCCCTGCAGGCCGTGGGCCCAGGCCGGGTGGTCCGCGGTGCGGGCCCCGtagcccagcgggggggggggctgcctgcCCTGGATGTTGAGCCTGAAGAGCTCCTTGGCCTCCCGGAGACGCTCCTGGAAGTCCTGCTGGCGGAGGCGCTCCGACTCATCGCGCGCCCGCCGCGCCgcagccgcctcctcctccttcctgtttggggggacgacgacgacgacgacataaaacaaataaaataaaagaataaacaAAAGATAAACAAACCTATTTCTGATCCTGAGCAAGTGTCAATGCTGAAAGCTAGACAATAGATATTAGGGGAAGTGGAAAAGTGGTTGGAACGTCAATATGACAACAAGGACGAAGGAG
Coding sequences within:
- the znf106a gene encoding zinc finger protein 106, which encodes MGRERKCILCEMVCSSKQEMDDHMRTMLHHRELEKLKGRDCGHDCTVCRVTLVSLTDYAGHISSPQHKQNVEASESQDRDVDYFDQALVDLIEKRKELIRKEEEAAAARRARDESERLRQQDFQERLREAKELFRLNIQGRQPPPPLGYGARTADHPAWAHGLQGKSATWHAQNAAPGFHGCAPGEWSGGSLGSSQGYGAPPLMGYAPGSPRGRHPWLSNRGSSHGLYGRNNIPQFPPQGRPVNLGPPQGRPVNLGPQQGRPVNLGPPLGGLPKHSPPGLFPPQQVCHRSNDVTSPKSHGTNPKPDKACRWSPYPPTKAFEKDAHPPRGYPDAAVPCQHETAGGGGVGVGVGGGPCQHKTAGSGGVFAKPAPVERDARPRQSDADAPGRKKKPTTSKKNRNRNRSSSGSRSSSCNATHLDDHGSGRSSGSSSADVKGDTPRDAKGDTTKDTQADTRGDKQRETKRDTPMDTQRATPEVTQRDTQRDTQRDAQRDTQRDTQRDTQRDTQRDTQRDAPQTTPQATQRDTQRDTQRATQRNTPQTTPQATQRDTQRNTQRDTQRDTQRDTQRNTPQTTPQATQRDTQRATQRDTKRDTPADRQGEPASGLAQSTCSTGKLKPPTDARKPDHRDRKSSLTPPDKPRPVRTPTRDKKPAEPEPKTGSSRGPAVGGPLQSRQEQQIPELPNKSKEAAPGRRGSAGGVPGERRKETAPPPPPPPSVAAAAAAEEEVQRVSPESPEGADKENSCSRSRAVGLVRPSPSGGAVKAAAAPSYPDRGEYLQSVHVSTSSTPESSTAGVPGPREEQEQAGGGEDGSCTEAAVEMEVEQQQEEEVEVEVEEVSRSHQGTGSEESEAAPNGGSPPPPPPAAAAAAAPGLTRLGLTGPLLTKHAGAKGKPGSHEPSLHKPNLNIARRVRNVSESRRGDAEKESGLKPTVRQLISSSGSRRNVNWEQVYQEVRKKQGQGKGWPRFGIEMVSYDREEPPHEEDPDMALLEGFQWDSLLDSAHAVAPRKRSLSESSLAPGRPAPSLDLFSCHVPGDRPDGGGEEEDEEEEEQQGGPPPQTRPPAPEEQEEAEHKVFPSQGAEPASGADGGPAAGRAPEAGARRPSEGVKKGRGRVLQRAESEVEVGGLGAELLDAQAMGKKRRAAGDIPSQEIHSLKKNKRMKIKSKKERFLVDQLLAVSQKEEELSLSLQALDNGLLQARATLQAAYMDVQRIMVQKQQVATEMGNLRNQRIELLKGMKGGFEDPASLPQVKQEHGEFDPSMAPPPSTATTVATDVATDVSIPSVHLFPPSQPTPPPASSSPPARPSTPPAPAVVKQEPLSPDWESKEIQVTLVRSCTPETPATLTNPLPDPVKLQWSPDQGPVADQTHTPPPRGHGSPAHCQDDLPAAGGPMLDRAVQVDRESSPLDSKLPLAPLTAPRRTSDPGNHGNASVKSEESGPTPALHLPLPHPHPLPLPPPALQVPLSTEMWAKRVRKLRKRRVLNKTQGAEPAGATSDTEADEDAAAAKPRRLPPRRRSSAGSTVSTSTPPTAPEDGEPLEEEEERERVTPTREEEFDSALEMGESCADVVSLVSSELEECMEVTMACQQPQVPGPGLGLGLGLGLGPAPDSSRAEFFNLACNEVSSTSDMDTSSPAVRPYPSAGQMPPPPTKAIKTKMSSDVSSDPGEEEAPTEGVFEGHQEAVNGLQIHKGLLYTCSGDRTVKAFDLVSHECVAVFEGHSSKVNCVLVSAMVGLTHRLYSGSSDQTVRCYSLRTGVLEQQFSLSDRVLCLHSRWKVLYAGLANGTVATFNLKTNRPMEVFECHGPRAVSCLSSAQEGARKVLLVGSYDSTVSVRDARNGLLLRTLGGHTKTVLCMKVVNDLVFSGSSDQSVHAHNIHTGELVRIYRGHSHAVTMVAILGKVMLTASLDKLVRVYELQSHDRLQVYGGHKDMVMCMTVYKSMIYTGCYDGSVQAVKLNLLQNFRCMWHGCSLVFGVREHLEQHLADAHANHCFQTLKCRWRSCDEFFCSRNGSKQGIAAHMQKHVEDLVKSDT